In the genome of Macrobrachium nipponense isolate FS-2020 chromosome 42, ASM1510439v2, whole genome shotgun sequence, one region contains:
- the LOC135213303 gene encoding dnaJ homolog subfamily C member 7-like produces the protein MKLKERSIPGDGTTRGEIASLTERSIIVLARKDLGDQKKVHIQETTVQSLPTENEKINEELEEREPPVTVVYNYMANEKNKNDALIEENKVKGNMFYKLGRLEEASECFLRVLDMDDDQVDCRRRLGLCLLLLGRHSQAMTQLEKLGDQEDLVAAARTLQRMQRHGCPYYILGIAEDANLKEIKWAYRKRTLKFNPDNCQGSKDERQRRMDIMHNGQLC, from the coding sequence ATGAAGCTGAAAGAAAGAAGCATTCCAGGCGACGGCACAACTCGAGGAGAGATTGCAAGCCTCACAGAGAGAAGTATCATTGTTCTCGCACGAAAGGATCTAGGCGATCAGAAGAAAGTACATATCCAGGAAACCACAGTTCAGTCGCTTCCCACggagaatgaaaaaattaatgaggaATTAGAGGAACGAGAACCACCAGTTACCGTGGTATACAATTATATggcaaatgaaaagaataagaatgatGCTCTGATTGAAGAAAACAAGGTCAAAGGAAACATGTTCTATAAGCTAGGACGACTGGAAGAAGCaagtgaatgtttcctcagagtCTTGGATATGGACGACGATCAAGTGGACTGCAGGCGAAGACTGGGATTATGTCTCTTATTGCTTGGCAGACACAGCCAAGCTATGACGCAGCTTGAGAAATTAGGTGATCAAGAAGATTTGGTTGCAGCCGCCAGAACCTTGCAAAGAATGCAACGTCATGGCTGCCCATACTACATCCTAGGTATTGCAGAGGATGCTAATTTGAAGGAAATAAAGTGGGCCTATAGGAAGCGGACACTCAAGTTTAACCCTGATAACTGCCAAGGGTCTAAAGACGAGCGACAACGCAGAATGGATATCATGCACAATGGTCAACTATGCTAA